In Haliotis asinina isolate JCU_RB_2024 chromosome 11, JCU_Hal_asi_v2, whole genome shotgun sequence, the genomic stretch gtgacgagcaaacgctttaaccactgggctaccccaccgccctttaGGAAAAATGGCAGTGTTAACGGGGACAAAACGTCATAACTAATTATATTACGTCCTGCTCATAAACAAGCTCGAGAATAAAGAAAGGTTGCTTGGAAACATAGTCCCTTACAGTTCCTGAGGGTGTTCGGAAAaactgacactgagtgagtgagtttagttttaagtctCACTTAGCAACAGAAGCTAACATTGACGAATATATTCCGGTATTGACAAGTGAAATTCTTCTGATACCTTCCAAAAATTCCAATGTATTTATTATGAATAAGTTGAGTTTATGCATATTATCCCATGAATAAAGGAAACAAAAGTTTCACAAGACCGGTATTTGTACCAGTCGGCAATCTTGGTTCGCGTCCAATCCCTTCGCATTGAGCATATCGGTTGAGAACGTGCACAGCAGGTGTTCTGTATAGTACGATATATTCAGACGCGCACACTCACATCCAACAGATTATTGAACGCAATTCACGTGTTGCCGGTTACAGTTTTCTGCGTACATCGACAACTCTCCTCCATGTTTGTCGACGTGACGGTTTTACATCCAGCCGTGAGAACAGCAGGATGTTTCCAAGAGGTGAGTTTTTACCACTTTGATGCATCAACAACACAAGTACATGGATAACGTGACGTGTTGGTTCTGCTGTCGAGTTGtggtttttgtttctgttattcTCAACGGTTATGTAATgcctcctccccccccccccccccccccccccccctcctgtgacattgctggaatatttcgtAAAACTGAACACATTCATGCATCGGTTACACAAAGGTTTGTAACGTGTTTAGCACAAAACATCAATGGGAGGGATCCCTCTGACATTTCAACCaacagaattttgaaaattCGTCCACGGTCGTCTTGCCGAGAGAAGAGCAAATATGGGTCGATAAATATGTCGGAGACATATGGCGGTATTGATGTTCTCTTCACACATGTTCATGTTGATACTGGCGTAGGACAAAGTAGCATCCGATAAGATGGATGATATGATCAGATGCCGGCTTCTGTTCCAGCTgcgtttagttgtacgccgcacttagcaatattcaagctatagggcggcggtctgtaaataatcgagtctggaccagacaacccagtgatcaacaacatgagcatcgatctgtacaactgggaacctatgacatgtgtcaaccaaataagcgagcctgaccaccgcatcccgttagttgccacgtacgacaagcatagtcgccttttatgacaagcatgggttgctgacggcctattctaccccgggaccttcacgggtctccagtAAGTAAAGATTGTTTTGTGAAGTTGATATACTTGTGTTGAGTCGTTGGCATGTTTATTACGTACAGAAGCTACACGTATGTTACCCCAACACCTAGACtcttaaatgaaaatattttacagaaaaaaagaaTTCACCaaaataagtttaaaatataAGGAACAGGGTGTTTCTTCGTTTTCAGAAGCTAAAGAAATCCCACATCCTTGGCATATCCTTTGCACGAAATCCTAAGGTCATCACACttgttgaatattcatttagtgCAGTTTTCGAGATATAATACGGGGATGCCCACAAAAATGGTGAACGTACTCCGCGTATTTCTCAAAGTAGGAAGGACACGCGTAAAACCCACGGCAGTGTACATTCTGGAACAAACTACTCTAGGGCTACACTGATCGATCACACGGGTGAAGTATTCGTGCTTCATCACAAAGATCGTAAAATGGGAATCTGTGAGACACCAATCACAGACTTCTGTATTAAGATAAAGACCTTTAAAGCCGACATATATTCATAAGGCAAGAGAATTCCGCATGAAGAGGTACATTCTTCATGGGTGTCGGGTGCCGggtgttcatttgtttttttttcctgAAGCGGCTGAAACATTAGTTCCATTTAGTTACCGAACTACAATCTACATGATCCTCGGGGATGGAGAGGTGATTATCTTTGTGAATAAAGGGTGCTTGAAGGTGaaaaatgagtgaatttagctcTACGCCgttgtcaataaaatttctgtcatgtggcggtggtctgttcgagtgtggaccagatacttacgtgatcaacaatatgaacatcgatctaagcaactgggactcgatgacatgtgtcaactacgtCAGTGACGAttgtcgcctctttcgacaagcatgggttactgatgatcaattctaacccgtatcttcatggTGAAAAACGAAGTAAACGTTTATTCTCAAGtaagcaatatgtcagccacaTTTTTGGAACAGCAGTGTCAATTGAAATACATTATATATAAATTTTGGACAGGACAGTAAAATCAGCCTGATTCCCATGGTTTGTTTCTCCCGAGCCAACACTCCGACACTTACCCACAACTGAACGGCAGCCATCACTACATGGGCGACTCGCCCTACATTTAGGAAAATCCAAGACCAGGTAGTTAGATTTTTTCCATAGCATTTTCTTCGATACTATGGAAATTATAGGACTTCCAAGAACGATGTGATTGTAACGATGAACCTTTAAATACATTATTTCGAAGCATGGAAAGAAGCTGGAGAGATAGTATCGACTCTGTTTGAGATTACCTTAATTCACTCGCGTTGTCTTATTACTTTTATATATTCCCTGCCAGCAGTTTTAGGACAATGAAGTACGATGTCCACCCGATGGCTGTATCTGTGGATGACTGGTTTTACTTCCGGTGTCCTGGGTGTGGTGTGTCTTTACTTAACCGCTCGGGTCGCATACAGCACCGACAAACAATGGACAGGAAGAAGCCCAAGGTACATGCTTGCGCATGCTCCTGAGTCGAACGAGGAGCATACTGTTATGCAAACAGGTGCGTGTTGTCCAGTTCTGTGGAGATATGAGTTGCAATTAAAGTGAgttattttagttttacgccgcttttagcaatatttcagtaatattacGGCGAAGAAGACCGGAAGATGCTTCGCAGATTGTGCCCATGTGGCAACTGGAACATCAGTCTTCGAcctgacgagcaaacgctttaaccacaaggctacccaataGCCTCTGCAATATAAATCCTGCTTCTCTCAGGTACCCCCTCAATTATCAAGTTCGTAATATAgtgtaaccacaaggctacccaataGCCTCTGCAATATAAATCCTGCTTCTCTCAGGTACCCCCTCAATTATCAAGTTCGTAATATAGTGAAACCACCCGGCCGACTGTCCTTGTTAGCAATTTGTGCCGGGTAATGGTTGGTGTTTGTACCCGAGAGTATATATAACGAGTCTTGACATCAGACAGGATCCGTGAAAGTTCATAAACTATATAATACGCTCTTCTTCGTCGAATTTCAGATGTCAACATCCTCTGCTGGATTGTTGTCCATCCAATAAACTTTGCAAACAGGAGTATGTCCGTCAAACGGACTTGGACAAAAAGGTGTGATACCATCCTCTTCTTCAGTTCGGAGACAGATCCATATTTCCCTACAATAGGACTGAACATTCCTGAAGGAAGAGACAGCTTACCTGCCAAATCGTATGCGGCattaatgtacatatacaaacaCCACTACGACCAAGCCGATTGGTTCCTCAAAGCTGACGACGACACCTATGTCATAATGGAAAATCTACGTCACTTCCTCCGGGACAAAAACACGACGGAACCGTATTACTATGGTCAGGTGTTCCGGAATTCCTACAACAGCGGTGGCGCGGGGTACGTCCTTGGAAGAGAAGTACTCCGTCGGTTTGGAGAAGAGGCTCCAAACACGGGCATGTGTACTCATGGCCTGTCGGAAGATGTTGTGATTGGTCAGTGTTTGTCGTTCTTAGGGGTGATGCTCTGGGTAGGTACAGAGGACTCTTTAGGAAGACCATTGTTCAACTGGAACAATGCATATGGGTCTCTGAACGATGACGTCCCTGACTGGGCAAGGAACTCTACTCACACCATGACggtaagttttgaaaaatactgTGAGTGAGCAAGTTCAGTTTTACTCCGCTGTTTGCAACATTCCGGCAATGTCATGGCGCGAGATACacgcttgacacattgtatcgatgtggggaatggaacccggatATTCGGtttgacgagagaacgctttcaccaccaggctaccccagcgACCCTTAAGGCTGCAAATAAATCACTTTTCGTTGTTGACATTTACTTCATGGGTGTGACATTTCATGCAATCAAccctttaaaaaataattattaaattATGAAATGTATAAATTGTGCTCTGTGATAAAACATATCATAATATTATATGTTTTCTTTCTATTTTCAGGGTCTGCACAGCGTCAGTAATATTGCAGTCTCCTTTCATTACGTGAAACATCCAGATATACAATACTTCGAATTTTTCCTCTACAATTTGACTGTGCATGGCTTCCACAGGCCCATCTGGCCTACATGAATATAAACAATGCGTGTGCTTGTTCATCCTTTTCATAGACTTCCTGATTTGTCACCTGAATGGAGTAGAATTACTCAGTGTTACTGATTATCACTGCGTGTGTTATCACTGCAAGGTGTGTTACTGATCACTGTAGACTGATCACTGCTGATCAATGCGTGCTTTATTACTGACCAACGCATGCTTTATTACTGATTTCTGCTATGTTTATTTGGTATGACTGCCCGCGATACCACTGCAGGCTTTATTACTGTTCAATGCAAGGTTTTATTACTAATCACTGCAGACGCTACTAGAGATCGATGCGTGCTTTATTACTGATCAACGCATGATTTATTACAGATCTCTGCAGACTTTGTCACTTATCACCTTCAGGCTTTCAGAATAATCACCTACAGACTCGATCACTGACCAGCTGCAGATCAACCACAAGAGAAGGGTTTGGTCCAAGACAATCAACACAATACTTCCCAGAGTTTTTTTCTTTGCTTGCACAGCAGTCGCAAGTCAAAGTTATCGAACAGGATTTCACGTCCCTTCGATCACTGGTTTCGCCCCTATGTGAAGTCAGGCAAAACATAATTCAGGCACATGTGTGAATGAGGGGTGCTACGGGTAGAGCAGGCATATCATCCCGTCGTGAACACGTGGTGTCAGCACTGATTTCTAGTGATccattcacataattttcacaaCTACTTTACGCTTTACACCTGTCAAGAGTGAATAATCGTTTGCgttgacatttcatattgaaagGTCTCATGATTGGTCAGCTAATGCGTCATGATTTGCCGGTCACAGACTCAAAAACTGACCACCTACTAGCGAAATGACCGATGACCAACATGTTCAAATAGTGGTCGCTAACACGTTATACGTGAATTTCTATGAAATATCACTACAGGCTTTATGACTGATAACATGCGTCTCTAGCCTCTGTGAATAATCATTTACAGGCTCTATGAGTGAACATATGCGTCCTGTTTAAGTGACCGCCTATAGGCTATATGGATGATCATTTAAAGACTGGATGATTGATCACATGGGTCATGTTAAAGTGATCGCCTACAGGTTCTATGGATAATCATTTACAAACCAGGCTCTGTGAACGATCATTCAAAGGCTATATGATTGATCGCATGTGTCATCTTTATGTGGTCGCCTACAGACTCTGCAAATGGTCATTCCCAGGCTCCATGTGGGATCACATGCGCCATGTTTATGTGGTCGCCTACTGGCTCTATTATGATCATTTACAGGCTCCATTAGTGATCAAATGGGTCCTATATGCATGATTGTAAGGTTCTATCGGGGGTCATTTACAGGCGAGATGAAGAATATGTGAtgcaacaacaatgaaaccaggAAGGTAAAGATCCACAACAAAcaataatgaaatcaaaatAATATACATTTCTCAATAAACACTATCAAATAAAGTGCACGTAGCTAATGATACCTATGGGTGTGTTGACTTTTGAATACAAACCTCATGTGCCTTTTCTACCAGCTATCAAATccccagggcctcctttcacaaagcacgaAGTCACTAAGGTAGCTTTTGAACaaagttaaagaatgggagttaggGTTAACTTTGGAAAAGATTGCTTTTGAGAGGAGGACAAGTTCGTTATTATTGTGCTCTGAAATACATgatcttttgaaaatgttatttgtgaTGCAGAATACAGCGGAAGCTGTCTTAACCGGCATTCACTGCGACTGAAGAAATACTCCGGTTTATACAAAGTGCCGgtttgtagagctgatgataaatgtacaagccaagGGCGGGACTGAGATTGTACGCCAGTggtgacaacttgccggattgggcagatgccggttttgacatcTTCCACTGTAATTGCAATGCAATTTGGATTTTGTGAGCTTCTAACACCCAAGTGCCGCTACTGAGAGAAAATGTTATCCTTGTATATATGAAATGACCTAACAGGTGTCAGAGCTTAAGGTTAAGGTCTTGAATTGTGATACGTACGTCCAGTCACTATATTTGATGGGATGGCACTTTCTATCAGTCCAGGAAGTGGTGTTTACGAGCtgaatacacataaatattacaatattacaAATTCTACATAGCTGATGAGGCAATACAATTTCCATGTTcatgtatatgaaatataacaTCAAGAAAGCAACTCGTGTACATACAGTAACAGCATCTCTATCAGTGTGTCTGATTACATATTTATGTGATCATGTTATACCTTTTCGGTAACGTCTTACAATAAATTGCCATTCAAACAAGGATGGGGCCGTGAATTAGCAAACGCGCATTCGTGATTGCATGCGTGCGTGATTGCAAGGGGTCTTATTTTCTTTGGCCTTTTCAAATTATCTCGAACATCTTGAAAGcattaaaatttggaaattttaaccgTCAGAAAATCATATTTTTGCAATTTTGGGCAAACAGATTTGGCGGTCAGGGGGCGGCGTAATAGTACTGGTCATCAGAAGAAGATGGTGTGAGACCTAAGGTGGCCTGGAGCTTTCCCAACACCTCGGCAAATGTTGGCCGCATGTCAGGGGACCTGTTCCAACAACTTCCCATAAGTTCGTAGTGCCTGTGGAGATGAAAAACTTTACCAGCACATCTAAATGTAATGTGTTCATGGATGTGTACAGCAATATTGTACTTAGTAAGATTTTTGTCTAGTTTTTACGACCACAAGGGTGGATACTTTATTTTCGTAAAGGTGACTTACAGCATCGGGTGTTGACAAATGGCATCGTATCAAAATTGAGTAGATCGATAGTGACAATCACTGCTTTCGTGAATACCTACAAATTACCctgttaaacaacattcaagCACAAGAAGAGCAAAGTTGACAGGAAAGTCACTAAACGTGATCCAGGTTGACGGATACAGATTGAAAAATATTGGTGTTTTCATCATACAACAAAAAGAAGTGTTTTACTTACTCGTTCTTAGCAGTATATTCATAAGAAGCTACTTACACATCTTCGGCAAACTCCGGTTTCTGGAGACGATATCCATTTTGAATCTTTGTAGGGATATCCCGACTTCTTACAGCGTCGTATGGAGTCTTGCCTGTTGGTAGATTGAGAAATGAGCATTATGCTTGCTGCTTGTTCATATCTTCATCAATGAAACTTCATCCAGCCTGTATTTGACAATGGCATTATTTCACAGTGTTCAATATCTGCTCATTTGCTTTTGTTATTAGTAAGGGTATTAATCTAGGAGGGCAGTGATGTTCCCTGAGACGGGTTACATGAAAAGGTGAAACAGAATTGGAATGATTTAATTGGAACTCGATCTAGCCGGCAGTCATGTGCAAGTCGCACAATTCGTTCTAGTTACATTTAAGTGGCCGGCTCATATTGACAGTTAAATATTCAGAACAGTCAATGGACAACGTTGTAACAAGTCTgcataatatatgtatatggcgGTGACATCGATAAAAAAATAAGTGTACTACCCATGCTGAAGATCTCCCACATTGTGACCCCAAAGGACCAGATGTCACTCTTTTCATTGGCTTCCTTCAGAGACTGAAGACACTCTGGAGCAGTCCACTTCACGGGGATTCGATCCTGTGAAAGCAGTTTGACAGTATTAACTGAATCATTGTTTTCTTAGAGTATTATTATTACGAAATCTTCATCCACATTTTCGCTCTCCACATCACGGGGAATTCGAACCTGGAAAATAGGGACTTTTGTTTGAGTCTGGAAGTCCACCACTCACATCGCTATTGCACAAATGTCTTTCAAAAGAATGCATCCCTTAAACCAGTTCTGACATGAGATGTGCTAGTGATACTGAACTATCAAACTAAGTTGGCGATTCAGAAAGTTGAACGAAACATTTAAACGAAATGGTGTAATGAACAGTACACAATATTTTGAGATTATTTTcagaataattattattttggaAAGTTTTTTCTACCTACAAGATACAACTCTGTGTAGACGTTGCCAAAACAACCGCTATATTCGTCAGTGAAGTAAATCGTGATTATGCGTGATAATCGTCGAAACACTGGCATTGTTAATAATATAT encodes the following:
- the LOC137255686 gene encoding glycoprotein-N-acetylgalactosamine 3-beta-galactosyltransferase 1-like, giving the protein MSTRWLYLWMTGFTSGVLGVVCLYLTARVAYSTDKQWTGRSPRYMLAHAPESNEEHTVMQTDVNILCWIVVHPINFANRSMSVKRTWTKRCDTILFFSSETDPYFPTIGLNIPEGRDSLPAKSYAALMYIYKHHYDQADWFLKADDDTYVIMENLRHFLRDKNTTEPYYYGQVFRNSYNSGGAGYVLGREVLRRFGEEAPNTGMCTHGLSEDVVIGQCLSFLGVMLWVGTEDSLGRPLFNWNNAYGSLNDDVPDWARNSTHTMTGLHSVSNIAVSFHYVKHPDIQYFEFFLYNLTVHGFHRPIWPT